A window of Fundulus heteroclitus isolate FHET01 chromosome 15, MU-UCD_Fhet_4.1, whole genome shotgun sequence contains these coding sequences:
- the chac1 gene encoding glutathione-specific gamma-glutamylcyclotransferase 1 translates to MKPQDIVAAKSSLWIFGYGSLVWKPDFKYRRSQVGYIQGYKRRFWHGDNFHRGNDESPGRVVTLIEDDDATTWGVAFEVSGSQLEESLKYLTVRETVRGGYVTKMVDFFPDGDDRLPVQALVYIATADNPLYLGPASPEEIGAQIAACRGNTGHNLEYLLRLAEFMRSSCPQVEDHHLFAVETAALTVVSYLLAAQ, encoded by the exons ATGAAACCTCAAGACATCGTGGCGGCGAAGAGCAGCCTGTGGATCTTCGGGTACGGGTCGCTGGTGTGGAAGCCCGACTTCAAGTACAGGAGGAGCCAGGTCGGTTACATCCAAGGCTACAAGAGGCGTTTCTGGCACGGAGACAACTTCCATCGCGGGAACGACGAGTCG CCTGGAAGAGTGGTGACGCTGATCGAAGACGATGAC GCGACCACCTGGGGCGTGGCCTTCGAGGTGTCGGGCTCCCAGCTGGAGGAGTCCCTCAAGTACCTCACGGTTCGCGAGACGGTCCGCGGCGGCTACGTCACGAAGATGGTGGATTTCTTCCCCGACGGCGACGACCGCCTTCCTGTCCAGGCGCTGGTGTACATCGCCACCGCCGACAACCCCCTGTACCTGGGGCCGGCCAGTCCGGAGGAGATCGGGGCCCAGATCGCCGCGTGCCGAGGCAACACGGGCCACAATCTGGAGTACCTGCTGCGGCTGGCGGAGTTCATGAGGAGCAGCTGCCCCCAGGTGGAGGACCATCACCTGTTCGCCGTGGAGACGGCCGCGCTCACTGTGGTGTCTTATCTTCTGGCAGCTCAGTAG